From bacterium, one genomic window encodes:
- a CDS encoding ABC transporter permease yields MGAYIAQRVLQLVGVLLVVATLVFVVFRLVPGDLAEMRLGEYIDPATLTAVRHTLGLDRPLAVQYASWLADAVRGNLGLSALNGQPVAALVLEKFPATLELAVLGMILSLVVSVPAAVITAFRRNSWLDQAARGAAIVGYCVPRYWLAVLLILVLAVRVRWLPPAGFVPLSEDPLGNLRYAALPALSLAVTLAAVQMRFLRSSLLDVVGQDYIRTAHAKGLADRAIVLRHALRNALITFVTVIGLQFADLLGGLVVVEQIFSWPGVGWLTIQSITQRDYAVVQGTVLLIATAFVLVNLIVDVLYAYLDPRIRTGQGSAT; encoded by the coding sequence ATGGGTGCGTACATCGCGCAGCGCGTGCTGCAGCTCGTGGGGGTCCTGCTGGTTGTTGCGACCCTGGTGTTCGTGGTGTTCCGCCTCGTGCCGGGCGATCTCGCGGAAATGCGCCTCGGCGAGTACATCGACCCGGCGACGCTCACGGCTGTGCGCCACACGCTCGGCCTCGACCGGCCGCTGGCCGTCCAGTACGCGAGCTGGCTCGCGGACGCGGTCCGCGGCAATCTCGGCCTGTCCGCGCTGAATGGGCAGCCGGTGGCGGCGCTCGTGCTGGAGAAGTTCCCCGCCACGCTGGAGCTTGCCGTGCTAGGCATGATCCTGAGCCTAGTCGTCTCCGTGCCGGCCGCGGTGATCACGGCGTTCAGGCGCAACAGTTGGCTGGACCAGGCGGCGCGCGGGGCGGCGATTGTCGGTTACTGCGTGCCGCGCTACTGGCTCGCCGTGTTGTTGATCCTCGTTCTGGCGGTGCGTGTCCGCTGGCTGCCCCCGGCCGGCTTCGTGCCCCTCTCCGAGGACCCGCTCGGCAACCTGCGGTACGCCGCCCTCCCGGCCCTGTCACTCGCGGTCACGCTTGCCGCGGTGCAGATGCGGTTTCTGCGCTCGAGTCTTCTGGATGTGGTCGGCCAGGACTACATCCGCACCGCGCACGCGAAGGGGCTCGCGGACCGGGCCATCGTGCTGCGGCATGCGCTCCGGAACGCGCTCATCACGTTCGTGACCGTGATCGGGCTGCAGTTCGCTGACCTGCTCGGCGGCCTCGTCGTGGTGGAGCAGATCTTCTCGTGGCCGGGTGTCGGCTGGCTCACGATCCAGTCGATCACGCAGCGCGATTACGCCGTCGTGCAAGGCACCGTGCTACTGATCGCCACGGCGTTTGTGCTGGTCAACCTGATCGTCGACGTCTTGTACGCGTACCTCGACCCACGGATCCGGACGGGGCAGGGGAGCGCCACGTGA
- a CDS encoding ABC transporter permease: MIARLRWRGRGAGRSLTARRARTLVRDRTALVGAAIFVPIVAAALFAPLLAPTSPTAVQMSARFQGPSWTHPLGTDELGRDLLSRLIYGARVSLTVGALAVTIAARAGILCGLVAAYYGGRLDAAAMRAMDGLLAFPSIILALAIIAALGPGFVDVMIAIGVVYIPVFARITRASVLALRSTGFVEAARAAGASDAHVMWRTLLPNCLSPLLVQITVGFANAILTEAALSFLGLGVQPPTPSWGAMLDMGRRFLTQTAWYSSSAGAAIFLTVLSLNLLGDGLRDTLDPRLHATRVAPGRGQ, translated from the coding sequence GTGATCGCTCGACTGCGTTGGCGGGGTCGCGGCGCGGGGCGGTCTCTGACGGCGCGGCGCGCGCGTACGCTCGTCAGGGACCGGACGGCGCTTGTCGGCGCGGCGATCTTCGTGCCGATCGTGGCGGCGGCGCTCTTTGCGCCGCTACTCGCGCCGACCAGCCCCACCGCCGTGCAGATGAGCGCCCGCTTTCAGGGGCCGTCGTGGACCCACCCACTTGGGACCGACGAGCTGGGGCGCGACTTGCTGAGCCGCCTCATCTACGGGGCGCGCGTGTCGCTCACTGTCGGCGCGCTTGCGGTCACGATCGCCGCGCGCGCCGGCATTCTGTGCGGGCTCGTCGCCGCCTACTACGGCGGACGCCTAGACGCTGCGGCGATGCGTGCGATGGACGGGCTACTGGCGTTCCCCTCGATCATTCTAGCGCTGGCCATCATCGCGGCCCTCGGACCCGGATTCGTGGACGTCATGATCGCCATCGGCGTCGTCTACATTCCGGTGTTTGCGCGGATCACCCGCGCGTCCGTCCTCGCGCTGCGCTCGACTGGGTTCGTCGAGGCGGCGCGCGCTGCAGGGGCTTCCGACGCGCACGTGATGTGGCGGACGCTGCTGCCGAACTGCCTCTCGCCGCTGCTAGTGCAGATCACGGTCGGCTTCGCGAACGCGATCCTGACGGAGGCGGCCCTGTCGTTCCTTGGCCTCGGGGTCCAACCGCCGACCCCCTCGTGGGGCGCGATGCTGGACATGGGGCGGCGGTTCTTGACGCAGACAGCCTGGTACTCGTCATCCGCCGGTGCGGCGATTTTTCTGACCGTGCTGAGCCTGAACCTGCTGGGTGACGGCCTGCGGGACACGCTGGACCCGCGGCTGCACGCCACTCGGGTGGCACCGGGACGAGGGCAATAA
- a CDS encoding tyrosine-type recombinase/integrase, which produces MVQRDFEPLQKRTGVPRIRFHDLRHTHASHLLRARVHPKVVSERLGHSRVGVTMDVYSHVLPGMQEEAARKVDAILGGTRDAAGA; this is translated from the coding sequence GTGGTGCAGAGGGACTTTGAACCGCTCCAGAAGCGGACCGGCGTGCCGCGCATCCGGTTCCACGATCTCCGCCACACCCACGCCAGCCACCTGCTTCGCGCCCGCGTCCATCCCAAGGTGGTGAGTGAGCGTCTGGGCCATTCGAGAGTGGGCGTCACGATGGACGTGTACAGTCACGTGTTACCGGGGATGCAGGAAGAGGCCGCCCGGAAGGTGGATGCGATCCTAGGCGGCACCCGAGACGCGGCGGGGGCGTAG
- a CDS encoding isochorismatase family cysteine hydrolase, which translates to METRERLSHRYGTLPEPAFESGRTVLLIIDMQKHGIDPAYGVRERLVAKGLPGVADYHTSRLELIVGNAKRLLSAVRERGIEPVYVVVESLTRDGRDRSAEHKRLGIHHAPGSPEAAIVNHLAPREDEIVVKKTCSSAFNGTSLHYVLTNLGIKTVIVCGVITSGCVESTVRDASDLGYGVALVEDACATWTPEMQDAAVYAMREIYAKVYSTDEVLARLGVQERAALSERGRAASR; encoded by the coding sequence TTGGAGACGAGAGAACGGTTGAGTCACCGCTACGGCACGCTGCCTGAGCCGGCGTTCGAGTCGGGGCGGACCGTCCTCTTGATTATCGACATGCAGAAGCACGGTATCGATCCGGCCTACGGCGTTCGAGAGCGACTCGTCGCGAAGGGCCTGCCGGGCGTCGCCGACTACCACACGAGCCGGCTCGAGCTGATCGTCGGGAATGCGAAGCGGCTGCTCTCCGCGGTCCGAGAGCGCGGGATCGAGCCAGTTTACGTCGTCGTCGAGTCCCTGACGCGGGACGGACGCGACCGAAGCGCCGAGCACAAGCGGCTCGGCATCCATCATGCGCCCGGGTCTCCGGAGGCGGCGATCGTGAACCATCTGGCGCCGCGCGAGGATGAAATTGTCGTCAAGAAGACGTGCAGCAGCGCCTTCAATGGGACGTCGCTGCACTACGTGCTGACCAATCTCGGCATCAAGACCGTGATCGTGTGCGGCGTGATCACGAGCGGCTGCGTGGAAAGCACCGTGCGCGACGCGAGCGACCTCGGCTACGGCGTCGCGCTGGTGGAAGATGCCTGCGCGACGTGGACCCCCGAGATGCAGGACGCGGCCGTGTACGCGATGCGCGAAATCTACGCCAAGGTATACTCGACCGACGAGGTGCTGGCCCGCCTTGGCGTCCAGGAACGCGCTGCGCTTTCCGAACGCGGCCGCGCGGCGTCCCGCTGA
- the hydA gene encoding dihydropyrimidinase: MDCDLVIRDGIVVTTASLGPADIGIKNGIIVQIGGEMRGRREIDAAGRYVFPGGVDIHVHLSQASRPEPDREAWVDDFWTGSRAAIAGGITTVGNMTFQWARERVGDALGRDLAAARRDAAVDFVLHPVLTEPTPAAIEEVGGLAAQGHASLKIFMSRDNFDAQIDGYMQAMRAAADTGLITLVHCEDGALQRFLKERLIEEGRGGLRYYPDSRPDYTEAAATERAIGLARATGAAIYVVHLSSASALARCREARAQGLSVYVETRPLYLYLTRERFEEPDGPKYTGAPPLRASADLEAMWAGLRSGDIQAVCTDHAPWTLRQKTDPSLTVATVRNGVADLETLMPMLFSEGVRSGRISLSRFVELTSTNVAKIFGLYPRKGVIAVGADADLVVWDAELSRTIDGASMQSRAGYSVYDGREVRGWPAFTISRGDVVLEGTQITAERGRGRWIEVRARGRSAAPLL, from the coding sequence ATGGACTGCGACCTGGTCATTCGGGACGGCATTGTCGTCACGACGGCCTCGCTCGGGCCCGCCGACATCGGCATAAAGAACGGCATTATCGTGCAGATCGGCGGCGAGATGCGGGGCCGGCGCGAAATCGATGCCGCGGGCCGCTACGTCTTTCCCGGCGGCGTGGACATCCACGTCCACCTGAGCCAGGCATCGCGGCCGGAACCGGACCGCGAGGCGTGGGTGGACGACTTCTGGACGGGGTCCCGGGCCGCGATCGCCGGCGGCATCACGACGGTCGGCAACATGACGTTTCAGTGGGCCCGGGAGCGTGTCGGAGACGCCCTGGGGCGCGATCTTGCGGCGGCGCGCCGGGACGCGGCCGTTGACTTTGTGCTGCATCCGGTGCTGACCGAGCCCACGCCGGCGGCGATCGAGGAAGTCGGGGGACTTGCGGCGCAGGGCCACGCGAGCCTCAAGATCTTCATGAGCCGCGACAACTTCGATGCGCAGATCGACGGCTACATGCAGGCGATGCGCGCGGCCGCGGATACGGGCCTCATCACGCTGGTGCACTGCGAGGACGGCGCGCTGCAGCGGTTTCTCAAGGAGCGGCTGATCGAGGAAGGCCGCGGCGGCCTCCGGTACTATCCCGACAGCCGGCCGGACTACACCGAGGCGGCGGCCACCGAGCGGGCCATCGGTCTCGCGCGGGCGACCGGCGCGGCGATCTACGTTGTGCATCTTTCGTCGGCGTCGGCCTTGGCCAGGTGCCGCGAGGCGCGCGCCCAAGGCCTGTCCGTGTACGTCGAGACGCGGCCGCTGTACCTGTATCTGACGCGTGAACGCTTCGAGGAGCCGGACGGCCCGAAATACACCGGCGCGCCGCCTCTTCGCGCGTCCGCCGACCTGGAGGCGATGTGGGCGGGGCTCCGCAGCGGCGATATCCAGGCCGTGTGCACCGACCACGCGCCGTGGACGTTGCGCCAAAAGACGGACCCGTCCCTCACCGTGGCGACGGTGCGAAACGGCGTCGCGGACCTCGAGACGTTGATGCCGATGCTCTTCTCCGAGGGAGTTCGCAGCGGCCGCATCTCGTTGTCGCGGTTCGTAGAGCTCACCAGCACCAACGTCGCCAAGATCTTCGGGCTCTATCCGCGCAAAGGCGTGATCGCCGTGGGAGCGGACGCCGACCTCGTCGTGTGGGACGCGGAACTCTCGCGGACGATCGACGGCGCGTCGATGCAGTCTCGCGCCGGCTACTCGGTCTACGACGGCCGAGAGGTGCGGGGTTGGCCCGCGTTCACCATTAGCCGCGGCGACGTCGTTCTAGAGGGTACCCAGATCACCGCGGAGCGGGGCCGCGGGCGATGGATCGAGGTCCGGGCCCGCGGGCGCAGCGCGGCGCCGCTACTGTAG
- a CDS encoding MmgE/PrpD family protein translates to MALLDTARHLAALSAWAAGLRLRDIPAAVTRRASLVVLDLVGCNLAGSRDDGMPDLAAALGRRPGRATLAGTPVQADPAGAALFNAAAIVALELDETNLFARGHPGAHVWPAVLAAAEDEGRSGAELLTAFIAGYETGARVARATELSPAVHPHGTAVAVAAAAGLARLWEFHPPTFAAAVQQGAALLIPADWNAARLGGTVRNLFAGVVAQSAFVAAESIRCGLTHNPAALDAVLGQILGTRFDAASLSEGLGDVWAIESDLYFKPHACCLGVHSALDALLELRRREPFESERVRRVTVETYRSAALLANREPPTPLAAKFSIPHALAAAMVLGETGPAAFDAASLRNERIRALSRRIDVSEDPALTARLPALRPARVVVTLDDRQVATECARSNGLPIDDGGQAIEKKFMKLSEPVIGADAAAAVREAVRRMETVPNAGALTSPLRT, encoded by the coding sequence ATGGCGCTTCTCGACACCGCGCGGCATCTCGCTGCGCTGTCCGCATGGGCGGCGGGTCTCCGTCTGCGCGACATCCCGGCCGCGGTCACGCGGCGGGCCTCGCTCGTCGTGCTGGACCTGGTCGGCTGCAACCTCGCGGGCAGCCGCGACGACGGTATGCCCGACTTGGCCGCAGCGCTCGGCCGGCGCCCTGGACGCGCCACGCTCGCGGGAACGCCGGTTCAGGCGGATCCTGCCGGCGCGGCGCTGTTCAACGCCGCGGCGATCGTCGCTCTGGAGCTCGACGAGACGAACCTCTTTGCCAGGGGACACCCGGGCGCGCACGTGTGGCCCGCGGTGCTGGCAGCCGCGGAAGACGAGGGCCGGTCCGGGGCCGAGCTCCTGACGGCCTTCATCGCCGGCTACGAGACGGGCGCGCGCGTCGCGAGGGCGACGGAGTTGTCCCCTGCTGTTCATCCGCACGGCACGGCGGTCGCCGTCGCCGCGGCGGCCGGCCTCGCGCGGTTGTGGGAGTTTCACCCGCCGACGTTCGCCGCGGCTGTGCAGCAAGGCGCGGCCCTGCTCATTCCGGCCGACTGGAATGCCGCGCGCCTGGGCGGCACGGTGAGAAACCTGTTCGCCGGCGTAGTCGCGCAAAGTGCCTTCGTTGCGGCCGAGAGCATCCGCTGCGGGCTGACGCATAATCCGGCGGCGCTCGACGCAGTCCTCGGTCAGATCCTCGGGACGCGGTTCGACGCGGCCTCGCTCTCGGAAGGCCTCGGCGATGTCTGGGCGATCGAGAGCGATCTCTATTTCAAGCCCCATGCCTGCTGTCTCGGCGTCCATTCGGCGCTCGACGCGCTGCTCGAGCTGCGCCGGCGAGAGCCATTCGAGTCGGAGCGGGTCCGACGCGTGACGGTCGAGACCTACCGGTCGGCCGCGCTGCTCGCGAACCGCGAACCGCCGACGCCGCTCGCGGCGAAGTTTTCGATCCCGCACGCTCTCGCGGCGGCCATGGTGCTCGGCGAGACGGGGCCCGCGGCCTTCGATGCCGCGAGCCTCCGCAATGAGCGCATCCGCGCGCTGTCGCGGCGCATCGATGTCTCCGAGGATCCGGCGCTGACCGCGCGCCTTCCCGCGCTGCGGCCCGCGCGCGTCGTCGTCACGCTGGACGACCGGCAAGTCGCGACCGAGTGCGCGCGATCCAACGGTCTGCCTATCGACGACGGCGGACAGGCCATCGAAAAGAAGTTCATGAAGTTGTCCGAGCCCGTGATCGGAGCGGATGCTGCCGCCGCGGTGCGTGAGGCTGTGCGCCGGATGGAGACAGTCCCTAACGCCGGTGCGCTGACCTCTCCGCTGCGTACCTGA
- a CDS encoding DegT/DnrJ/EryC1/StrS family aminotransferase: MQIPNRLMAPTPEQRQKALDVLETGKTYGGEETERFETELAAWCARRYGVTANSGTSICLLALDAKRIGPGDEVILPANGYVGVLAAVVKRGAIPVFVEVDAETSNIRPDAVAAAVTPRTKALVAIHDYGFPCDMDPIMETARRHELFVIEDAAHALGAQYKGRQAGGIGDMGFFSFSGKMITAFGPGGGAVTDDADLAEDLSSLRDQGRVRDHHISFIRRTDSRWYDQRWVGYNMHMTELCAALARIDLRRLPQYVAHRRRAAEYYTARFRDAGLPLQLPPARPWASPCYLHYTVWSPERDALRETLAARGIEAISLYPTPLHLLKPVMEQYKTREGQFPVAERLCRETLSLPAGPHVSDDKLAYVGDAVNGHFAGRKSATTTAVP; this comes from the coding sequence ATGCAGATTCCGAACCGACTAATGGCCCCAACGCCCGAACAGCGCCAGAAGGCGCTCGACGTCCTCGAGACCGGCAAGACTTACGGTGGCGAGGAAACCGAGCGATTCGAGACCGAGCTCGCGGCCTGGTGCGCCCGCCGGTACGGCGTCACCGCGAACTCCGGCACGTCGATTTGCCTCTTGGCGCTCGACGCGAAGCGCATCGGACCCGGCGACGAAGTCATCCTGCCCGCGAACGGCTACGTCGGCGTCCTCGCCGCGGTCGTGAAGCGCGGCGCGATCCCGGTGTTCGTCGAAGTCGACGCCGAGACGTCCAATATCCGGCCGGACGCGGTCGCAGCCGCGGTCACGCCTCGGACGAAAGCGCTCGTCGCCATTCACGACTACGGGTTCCCCTGCGACATGGACCCGATCATGGAGACGGCGCGCCGGCACGAGCTGTTCGTCATCGAGGATGCCGCGCACGCACTCGGAGCACAGTACAAGGGGCGGCAGGCGGGCGGCATCGGCGATATGGGATTCTTTAGCTTCTCCGGCAAAATGATCACGGCGTTTGGGCCCGGCGGCGGCGCGGTGACGGACGACGCGGACCTGGCCGAGGACCTGTCGAGCCTTCGCGACCAGGGACGGGTGCGGGATCACCACATCAGCTTCATCCGCCGCACCGATTCCCGGTGGTACGATCAGCGCTGGGTTGGCTACAACATGCACATGACCGAACTGTGCGCGGCGCTCGCGCGCATCGACCTGCGGCGCCTGCCGCAGTACGTCGCGCACCGCCGCCGGGCGGCCGAGTACTACACGGCTCGCTTTCGCGACGCCGGCCTCCCGCTGCAGCTGCCGCCGGCCCGGCCGTGGGCTTCGCCGTGCTACCTGCATTACACGGTGTGGAGTCCGGAGCGCGACGCGCTGCGCGAGACGCTTGCCGCGCGCGGCATCGAGGCGATCTCGCTCTATCCGACGCCGCTTCACCTGCTGAAGCCCGTGATGGAGCAGTACAAGACGCGGGAAGGACAGTTCCCCGTCGCGGAGCGGCTGTGCCGCGAGACGCTGTCGCTGCCCGCGGGCCCGCACGTGAGCGACGATAAGCTGGCCTATGTTGGCGACGCGGTCAACGGACACTTCGCCGGCCGCAAGAGCGCGACGACGACGGCGGTGCCGTAG